Proteins from a single region of Apium graveolens cultivar Ventura chromosome 7, ASM990537v1, whole genome shotgun sequence:
- the LOC141674177 gene encoding uncharacterized protein LOC141674177 has product MIVHALKESGMNLPEKFKVMSVIEKLPKSWEEFSLSLKRQKGEITWTNLMLDISVQEQHKSKQGHVMPTEHGTSKVNIATVGQKRKAFAKKANSNKPKSDKDKAKKPKANKPCWSCGQVGHWSKDCPTKKAKKTEVAQANVVLGTASGPVVNMVVGEATASETNVDRVIA; this is encoded by the exons atgatagtgcatgctttgaaggagtctggaatgaatctcccggaaaagttcaaggtgatgagtgtgattgaaaagctcccgaagtcttgggaagagttctctctctccctgaaaagacagaaaggagagatcacctggaccaaccttatgctggacatctcggtacaagaacaacacaagtccaaacagggacatgtgatgccaactgaacacggtacctcgaaggtaaacatagcaactgtaggacaaaagaggaaggcttttgctaagaaagctaatagtaataaacctaagagtgacaaggacaaggccaagaaacccaaggcaaacaaaccatgctggtcttgtgggcaggttgggcactggagtaaggactgccctacgaagaaagcgaagaaaaccgaggtagcgcaagcgaatgttgtgcttggaaccgcaagtgggcctgtagtgaacatggttgttggtgaggctacggcttctgaaaccaacgttgaccg agtcatagcttga